In the genome of Blastopirellula marina, one region contains:
- a CDS encoding DUF1801 domain-containing protein yields the protein MHKLTTLLEYGHSHPEGLTRREPLSRRILLKRFQDANVREVFNAYPKPIRAKMMILRQLIFDVAASTEGVGPIQETLKWGEPAYITEKTKSGTTIRIDSKKANPTQYAIYFHCQTNLIETFRKQFPEQFQFEGNRAIVFDVSDEIPTQSLAECIGAALTYHLSKSSKKTAKQVR from the coding sequence GTGCATAAATTGACCACACTACTAGAATACGGGCACAGCCATCCCGAAGGACTTACGCGCCGAGAACCTTTGAGCAGGAGAATACTCTTGAAACGCTTCCAAGATGCCAACGTCCGCGAAGTTTTCAACGCGTATCCAAAACCAATTCGCGCTAAGATGATGATTCTCCGCCAACTTATCTTTGATGTTGCGGCATCCACCGAGGGCGTCGGGCCAATACAGGAGACACTCAAGTGGGGTGAGCCTGCTTACATCACCGAGAAAACGAAAAGCGGTACGACGATTCGCATCGATAGCAAAAAGGCGAATCCCACCCAATATGCCATATACTTTCATTGCCAGACCAATCTGATCGAGACGTTTCGCAAGCAGTTTCCAGAGCAGTTCCAGTTCGAAGGAAATCGAGCAATTGTCTTCGATGTAAGTGATGAGATCCCCACTCAGTCTTTGGCTGAATGCATTGGTGCCGCGTTGACTTACCATCTTTCAAAAAGTTCGAAGAAGACAGCTAAACAAGTCAGATAG
- a CDS encoding aminotransferase class V-fold PLP-dependent enzyme: protein MSEFLLDPDVTFLNHGSFGACPRPVFEEYQRWQRELERQPVRFIQRELPGLLADARKSVGDYLGAKPGELVFVANPTFAANTIARCLPLGEGDEVLITDHEYGACRFAFQFAAQKKGFRVVEQAIPLPVESDEQIVDAFWQGVNAKTKLIFISQITSATALTLPVAKICERARQAGILTMIDGAHAPGQIEVHLGEIGADFYTATCHKWMCAPKGSGIFYVREDRQAMIDPLVVGWGWGPDKTFHRENEFVENHEWLGTYDPAAYLAVPSAIAWQTEFITPKVRQRSRDLVRSAVELASQMDGMERVHPDAFFFQMGLIDVTARWTDADALKLRLYDQFKIEIPVIRWQNRTFLRVSAHAYTTEKDIQTLLNALQEIG, encoded by the coding sequence ATGTCTGAATTTCTTCTCGATCCTGATGTCACATTTTTGAATCATGGCTCGTTTGGAGCCTGCCCGCGACCAGTGTTCGAAGAATATCAGCGTTGGCAGCGCGAACTTGAGCGGCAGCCAGTCCGATTCATTCAACGCGAGCTACCTGGTCTCTTGGCAGACGCCAGGAAATCAGTTGGTGACTATCTCGGAGCGAAGCCTGGCGAGCTGGTTTTTGTTGCCAACCCGACATTCGCTGCGAATACAATCGCCCGTTGTCTGCCGCTAGGTGAAGGTGACGAAGTCCTCATCACCGATCACGAGTACGGAGCATGCCGCTTCGCGTTTCAATTTGCGGCTCAGAAAAAAGGCTTTCGTGTTGTTGAGCAAGCGATACCTCTGCCCGTGGAATCGGACGAGCAAATCGTGGATGCTTTTTGGCAAGGAGTGAATGCGAAAACGAAGCTCATCTTCATCAGTCAAATCACCTCTGCCACCGCTCTGACGTTGCCGGTTGCCAAGATTTGCGAACGTGCGCGGCAAGCGGGAATTTTGACGATGATCGATGGGGCGCACGCACCTGGCCAAATCGAAGTGCACCTGGGTGAGATAGGTGCCGACTTCTATACGGCCACGTGTCACAAGTGGATGTGTGCCCCCAAGGGATCAGGAATCTTCTACGTACGGGAAGACCGACAAGCGATGATCGATCCGCTGGTTGTTGGATGGGGATGGGGACCTGATAAGACGTTTCATCGGGAAAATGAATTTGTCGAGAATCACGAGTGGCTTGGCACCTACGATCCGGCAGCTTACTTGGCCGTTCCATCAGCAATTGCTTGGCAGACGGAGTTCATCACGCCCAAGGTCCGGCAGCGATCGCGTGACTTGGTGCGATCAGCGGTCGAACTTGCTTCGCAGATGGATGGAATGGAACGTGTTCATCCCGATGCCTTTTTTTTCCAAATGGGTTTGATCGATGTCACGGCGAGATGGACCGACGCCGATGCCCTGAAGCTGCGACTATACGATCAATTTAAGATCGAAATCCCCGTGATTCGTTGGCAGAATCGAACGTTCCTACGTGTGTCGGCGCATGCGTACACGACCGAAAAGGACATTCAAACACTGCTTAACGCGCTGCAAGAGATCGGCTAA
- a CDS encoding glycosyltransferase, translating into MTKEARNRKLTAVLVVNEESDLIRETLTSVQPIVDEIVLLNIGDSKAIAPVAEAFKATVVPHAWQDSFSEARNAALAHVTGEWILWLDPGETMSEEDSARLREFVNSQVDIMTAYVLLVRAPQAPGTIGSEQIGQVRLHPNHPGIRYEGRVRESLIPALAECGMGIEAVPFLIQRNTIESDPSWKSKRAGRDAKLVELEMKESSPSARLMICMADAVQTLNDQQNALIFFEQACRLADHGSAEMLEAFYGILTALDGQKDSLDLQIQTCMTALEIFPLDAQLLCAVGGYLQTKGHLELARRSFETAYKYGQINLESWHIDDIDEIAVSCLAITTHASGKEEEAEEILVQALKDCPHSVRLRRQVIEMHVKHGRRQEALAELERLPTDYPKLESLRSAVRGAALASQQNWVGARPYLEAAYRQGSRETLCLRWYATTLVALGEVEPAREILQVWKQREPNNSEPDDLSRSLLSGPKLRKATSSKAG; encoded by the coding sequence ATGACCAAGGAAGCCCGGAACCGCAAACTGACCGCCGTCCTTGTTGTCAACGAGGAATCGGATCTGATCCGCGAAACACTCACCAGCGTGCAGCCGATCGTTGATGAAATTGTTTTATTGAACATCGGCGATTCAAAAGCCATCGCACCGGTGGCCGAAGCGTTTAAAGCAACGGTGGTGCCTCACGCGTGGCAAGATTCGTTTAGCGAAGCACGCAACGCAGCCTTGGCCCACGTCACCGGCGAGTGGATTTTGTGGCTCGATCCAGGCGAAACGATGAGCGAGGAAGACTCGGCTCGCTTGCGTGAATTCGTCAACTCTCAGGTCGATATCATGACTGCCTACGTGCTTTTGGTGCGAGCACCGCAAGCTCCCGGCACAATTGGCAGCGAACAGATTGGCCAGGTTCGCCTGCACCCCAATCACCCAGGTATCCGCTACGAAGGTCGCGTTCGGGAATCGTTGATTCCAGCCTTGGCGGAATGCGGCATGGGAATTGAAGCGGTTCCGTTCTTGATTCAGCGAAACACGATTGAAAGCGATCCAAGCTGGAAATCGAAGCGGGCAGGCCGAGACGCCAAACTCGTTGAACTCGAAATGAAAGAGTCGTCGCCCAGCGCGCGGCTGATGATTTGCATGGCGGACGCCGTGCAGACACTGAACGATCAGCAGAATGCTTTGATCTTCTTCGAGCAAGCTTGCCGCCTGGCCGACCATGGTTCCGCAGAAATGCTGGAAGCCTTCTACGGAATTCTTACCGCTCTGGATGGTCAGAAAGATTCGCTCGATCTGCAGATTCAAACCTGCATGACAGCCCTCGAAATCTTTCCGCTGGATGCCCAGCTGTTGTGTGCCGTTGGTGGCTACTTACAGACGAAGGGGCACTTGGAACTCGCTCGACGTTCGTTCGAGACCGCCTACAAGTATGGTCAAATCAATCTCGAATCGTGGCACATTGATGATATCGACGAGATCGCCGTTTCCTGTCTGGCAATCACCACGCATGCCAGTGGCAAGGAAGAAGAAGCGGAAGAGATCCTAGTGCAAGCACTGAAGGACTGCCCGCACTCAGTTCGTCTTCGACGACAAGTGATCGAAATGCACGTGAAACATGGTCGACGCCAAGAGGCCTTGGCCGAACTGGAACGACTACCGACCGATTACCCTAAGCTAGAATCGTTGCGAAGTGCGGTGCGTGGGGCAGCGTTAGCCTCACAGCAGAACTGGGTTGGTGCTCGACCCTACCTGGAAGCGGCTTACCGACAAGGTTCCCGCGAGACGCTTTGTCTTCGCTGGTACGCTACGACACTCGTTGCCCTGGGCGAAGTCGAGCCGGCACGTGAGATCTTACAGGTTTGGAAACAGCGTGAGCCTAATAACAGCGAGCCAGACGATTTGAGTCGCTCGCTTCTGAGTGGCCCCAAGCTGCGGAAAGCGACTTCCAGCAAGGCGGGTTAG
- a CDS encoding lactate/malate dehydrogenase family protein has product MKVSIIGGGGLVGSCAAFALQCSGIVREIALLDVNADLAGGQALDLLHGAPSTADQIISSGSYEHIPDSDIICITAGLRRKPDESRLDLINRNVDLFLTILDSIKKVGYKKDAIVFVVSNPVDILTYLASTRLDLPTNKVIGLGTQLDTIRFRSLIAQHCQLPPTQVKALILGEHGDSMVPIWSSASVNGLPLEKFPGWNPNAANELFTRTKGSGAEVIKKKGGAGFAVGIAIRDVIDAIALDSHQILPISSIQNGCYDIRDVALSVPTVVGRNGVEATYQLDLWPKEIQALRRSGGVLRETLSTVLNRVGRS; this is encoded by the coding sequence ATGAAAGTTAGCATCATTGGCGGCGGTGGATTGGTTGGTTCGTGTGCCGCATTCGCTTTACAGTGCAGCGGCATCGTTCGCGAAATCGCCTTGCTGGACGTCAACGCCGACCTGGCTGGCGGCCAAGCACTCGACCTTCTGCATGGTGCTCCCAGCACAGCCGATCAAATTATTTCGAGCGGTAGCTACGAGCACATTCCTGACTCTGACATTATCTGCATTACCGCTGGTCTGCGTCGTAAGCCCGATGAAAGCCGCTTGGACCTGATCAACCGTAACGTTGATCTCTTCCTGACGATTCTCGATTCGATCAAGAAGGTTGGTTACAAGAAAGACGCAATCGTCTTTGTTGTCTCAAATCCAGTCGACATCCTCACATATCTGGCCTCAACGCGGCTCGATTTGCCGACCAACAAAGTGATTGGTCTCGGCACGCAGCTCGATACGATTCGATTCCGCTCGCTGATCGCCCAGCACTGCCAGCTTCCGCCGACTCAGGTTAAAGCGTTGATTCTTGGCGAACATGGCGACAGCATGGTGCCGATCTGGTCATCTGCTTCGGTCAACGGTCTTCCGCTCGAGAAGTTCCCTGGCTGGAATCCCAATGCCGCGAACGAACTGTTCACCCGCACCAAGGGCTCTGGTGCCGAAGTGATCAAGAAAAAGGGTGGCGCTGGCTTCGCGGTTGGGATTGCCATTCGTGACGTGATCGATGCGATCGCCCTGGATAGCCACCAGATCTTACCGATCTCAAGCATCCAGAACGGTTGCTACGATATTCGCGATGTTGCCCTCAGCGTGCCAACAGTCGTTGGTAGAAATGGTGTCGAAGCGACCTACCAACTCGATTTGTGGCCGAAGGAAATTCAAGCGTTGCGTCGCAGTGGTGGCGTCCTGCGTGAAACCCTTAGCACGGTTCTCAATCGCGTCGGTCGCTCATAA
- a CDS encoding class II aldolase/adducin family protein, which translates to MTNVHKIKQDMCDIGRRIYAKGFAAANDGNITVRISENEVLCTPTMHCKGFLKPDDISTIDMTGKQIAGRKPRSSEALLHLEIYKQREDVKSVVHCHPPHATAFAIAREPIPQCVLPEVEVFLGDVPITKYETPGGQSFADTIIPFVDRTNLILLANHGTVSYGENVERAYWWTEILDAYCRMLILAKQLGHVEFLNEKKSRELLDLKDKWGWSDPRNTEQYKDCDICANDVFRDSWQDSNVQRRAFGSPEPMGAKAAAKPAATASGSSDQEALIQMITQRVMAELSKQS; encoded by the coding sequence ATGACGAACGTTCACAAGATCAAACAAGATATGTGCGATATCGGCCGGCGAATTTATGCCAAAGGCTTCGCCGCCGCTAACGATGGGAATATCACCGTTCGTATCAGCGAGAACGAAGTTCTTTGCACACCGACGATGCACTGCAAAGGCTTTCTGAAGCCGGACGATATTTCCACGATTGACATGACCGGCAAGCAGATCGCCGGACGCAAACCGCGTTCCAGCGAAGCCTTGTTACACTTGGAAATCTACAAGCAACGTGAAGACGTTAAAAGCGTCGTTCACTGCCACCCGCCGCACGCCACGGCATTCGCGATCGCTCGTGAACCGATTCCACAATGTGTGCTGCCAGAAGTGGAAGTTTTCCTGGGTGATGTTCCGATCACCAAGTACGAAACGCCTGGCGGTCAATCGTTCGCCGACACGATCATACCATTCGTCGATCGTACGAATCTGATCCTGCTCGCTAACCACGGCACGGTCAGCTATGGCGAGAACGTCGAACGCGCGTACTGGTGGACCGAAATCCTCGACGCCTACTGCCGCATGCTGATCTTGGCTAAGCAGTTGGGGCACGTCGAATTCCTGAACGAAAAGAAGTCGCGTGAACTGCTCGATTTGAAAGACAAATGGGGCTGGAGCGATCCACGTAACACCGAACAGTACAAAGATTGCGACATCTGTGCCAATGATGTCTTCCGCGATAGCTGGCAAGACTCGAACGTGCAGCGTCGCGCGTTCGGTTCCCCAGAACCGATGGGGGCCAAAGCCGCCGCCAAGCCGGCCGCAACCGCCAGCGGCAGTTCGGACCAGGAAGCGTTGATCCAAATGATCACCCAACGCGTCATGGCTGAACTTTCGAAGCAGTCATAA